AAAAATTATGTTCGCTCATCCTCATTATGTAAGTCTGATTTGAACCCTTAAGATACTGTAATTTTTCTCCCTTGGGTCACATCGGCTACAAGATACTGGAAATGGAACCAGCTACGATCAATAATCACTACTacgaatttttaaattcataaccTCATTATGAATGTAAAGTGGTGACCTTTTCGGGTGCACATACAGCTGAGGACACGGGGACGTCTGATCACTCTTCTATTAAATACCattattcaaaatcaatagaaaaaacAGTCATATATTTTCAAGTCCCAAACCCAAGCTTTAAATTAGCAAAAGCAAGcaaaggaatatttttaaaagtccaTTCATAAACCAAGTCCAAGCATAGGCTTGTTAACGACTCTCTTATAAACCTTGTTCTTATGCTTCCAAACCTTTCTTGTGTATTTCACTATACACctcaatattatacataatatgttgtTGTATGTACTGTACTGTATTTGCTACACAGAAGAGAGGCggattatgaaaataattgctTGGATATAACaaaacacacttttttaaaagaaaacaacaccttaacaaaaacttttgaattttttttatatctaggGAGAGTAATAAGTATTTgtgtaaagtttaattttatcattttatttgcaTGTATACTTAAACAAGAACATAATGTTTGCCCAGAGGTGTAGTGTATTATACATTGacttacatatttaaataaagctgGGGAGAATGGGGACAGTCAGGCCAGTGACTACGGGGAGGGGGGGGTACACAATTTGACTAAAAGCAGGTTGTCAAATagcaagtggtccattaaaatcagaaAACTTTGAATTCTGAACTTcaagaagatttaatttattaattaaaaatataatatcaacaaaattggtactataaatagatgtgtctctgagctctcttaatcaataatgtagcTGCACTTAGCAGAAATGATAGGTTTCAAACGTTGATAGAAGGTCTTGTATTCGCAACGAatttagtcctctgtcatgggaCCCAGTGATGGCTGACAGGGCTTTGAGGTCcctggtgtttggatgacggacaccacatgccttcccctcgacatacacccaaaTGTTGTAGTCGAGGGAGTTGGCATTAAGGGTGTAGGTGGGCCAAGagcttcaaaaaagagtttaaaataactttaaagagTCCTGCAAGGAAGAATATGGGTGTATTTTAATGCTGGTATCAAAATTGGtatctccaccctcacaaggctttttccactcacttttttgatagctttctgtaAAGTTTTCAAGTTAAAATATAGGGTGGTCCATCGAAATCGgatcacttactaattcaataattaatgaaggttgaatgattgaaattagttcatacttcaatatattaaagcataaaacaATTAGTTACGAAACAAAACATATCTGATCtatctagcttacgtacaaatcgagaaaatgatacttgaacgtgattgatcAATTGTTTTTCACACACTACAAGCATTTGGACGTTTGCTTGAACGTcgtataccatatatatatcatgAGGTACAATACAAGAGATCTCGCAGTTTCACACCAAActttccagagagctatcaaaaagggCGTTGGAAAAGCTTTGTGAGTGAGGAGAGACCAGtgttgacaccagcaatgaaagaaaaccatATTTTCGTttacaagaatattttaaagagtCTTTGGAATGTCTTTAATGCAAGGGATACAATGTAAATTGTCTTCATTGAGGCCTCATTCTGTATTCCAATGGCCTGTTAGAACAATTGCATGCAACGGAGCTCTGCTATCTAAATCTTCTTCTCCTACTGTGTGCAAATGATAGCGTCTAGGACAaagtttttcttagcaatcaaCAGCTAATAATGTTTTCTACAACATTActcataggaaaattgtaagaaaaaataactcttgaccggtcaaaatttgcataatagagatgaataaataaaaatattgatttagtttctgttaaaggaaaaaaaattatcctttttgacgaaattttgcaaaatttggcATTGGTAAAGTGTTTTACATGACggttttttgtagaaatgtaTTATGAAATTTGACATATTAGTTTCACTTTTTGGCATTTGTTATAATACTCCTCAAACCTGGACAATAAAACTTTcagcaatttatttttagaaatttaaattcttgacaacataatatgtttaaaaatggaaacaaaaatcaattaagggtaaaattctatgaaaattattgaaagcttgtttttttttcaaaattgagcattttgaaaataaatagaaactagTTAAGAAGACATATCctattgaaataaacaaagaaaatattcttctaataataattataagttgcctacaaaaaaattacctaagGTTAGTAAACTATCCGAAGCAACTAAATAAGTATATAGAAGTTCTAAATTAGATTACCACTTCTTTTTTTCACCATAACTAACTAACAACTGAAAAGTAATACCTATTATGAACacgaaaaggatataaaaaacctttgtatttgtcaaaaacaaactaagaATTTATGATGGCTGATAGTATAAGCATTCGTTTGGGCACGtgtaccaacataataaaaaataaattagaaaattgaatgaGAGTTGAAttcgaaattagaaaaaagaacgAGTTCTTTATATCAAAGGAGGACATCTGAGACATAAAAacataagatataaattatttgtaagattatcatttaatttttttttgtatttgctgTATTTTTATGGCTCCAATATACAACTTAGCTTTTGGACCCTTGAATAcgtgagttgttgtttttttaaatagtgttcTTATTACTTAAATAGGTGTGAATATAcgagtatttttaatgttagtATTACACTTGTATATACAATTAAGTGTCTTCAttgtaaaaaagtgttttgtttttacaaaaatacgtgtttgtatttttaatggGGTACGTATGACTAAAAATGTGTTCAATATTAACCATAGTTTATCCTTTTAGGCACAAGTGAATCCATAGTGGGAAGCCCAACGGGTAACGCAAGTATGACGATTTATCTTAATAGACAAACGGGATTGGATCGTAACTGCCGTGTCAAATTCAACTTAAAAATTGGTGACGGAGAAAGTCGAGTAGAATCTGGAGATAGGGATGAGATTTCAGATCACGATGGAAAAAGCTATGGTTGGCTCCCTATGGTCAAATTTGCAGACTGTGTATCACGTGGTGTTTTAAAGCTAATTGTTGAAATGATTTCGATTAATACGGTTGGAATGACTGGAAATTTGATGTTTGAGTTATAAAAACGtacttttgcttttttttttttttttgtatgtttaggTGAGTTTATTAGAAATCCCTGTGGTCCCTCCAAATCCTGTTGGATTGCCTGTCTATGATAAGGACAAATTGGCATGGGAAGTAGAGCCAGATATGAATGGTGATACACTCAAGTTACGAATGATTCATAAAGACGCAAAAAACATTCCTCGAAATCATATTAGATACGTGTGCTGGTCTGCATACCTTATCAAAAATCATCCGAAGCTAAAGCATGCCTTGGGTGGTGGATCTAAGCCAAAAGACTATACTGCAAAAATACCTTTGGACCAAAAGCTCTATTTCCAATACTTTGTACAAGATGACACGGAGGATGGAACTCTTATGGACACTAAAATACCCATCAAAGAAGTAagtatcattaaaaatactCCAAGGCCTAGTATATACTTTAACTAAACATTTCAGATAACAGATTCAAGTTTAGGTTATTTGATTGGACGATCCAACATTCGAATCCAAATTGAGTGGATACAATCATATCTTTTATTTCAGTCCACATATCATCACTACGATGATTTGATTAGGGTTCAAACCTATCAAATGAGGTAGGGATTCTTCTCAATCTGGCTCCTTTTAACACTGgcattattattatctttcgTTTAGACATGACATTGCTAATCTACGTTTAGAAAATGACATGCTCGAACAGCGACTATGTCTCTATGAAAACAAAAAGAGTTCATGTAGTGGGAGAAACACGGATAAAGCTCTCATTAATTTAAGTAGAAGTCAAGAAGATTTGGATGAAAATGAGTATGCATAAGTTTCGACATATGAATGCGAGGATCATGTTGATATACATTCCTTCCAGTCAAAAAGCTATCAAAATCTGTTTCTCCATATAAAGAACAACGAAAgcagaataataattttcataagttttatttgTGTGTACATAAGTAatccaatttttcattttatccatgtaaatataatatagatatacttttttatgttttcacaTGACGTCATAATTCTATATGTTGACTATCTTGACAATGCATGAACAACAAGCAAATTGCAGTAGACTAAATATACTAAAACGGtactgttttcttttcttttttaaagcaatgatatgattttttcttaaagagaACTTCGCATGATAGAACCAATTGACCTTAATTGATGTATATTGTTCCTTTGAGtgtgaatgtatatatatgagttCATAAAAccaagtcatttaaaaaaatcatacctATGTGACACAAAGTTTTCaactcaaattattttaaagctaaTGATGTCatacatcatttattttatttttcatctttactCTCCTATTATTGTTttgacttattatttaattcaattaattcaacttatgtaaaaaaaaatatatattaacgtCAATGAGTTCATACCAAGACATCACAATCTTAAGGATATAAATctaattgaaaacttttttgttctACAGCTGTCACtttagaaatcaaaaaaatggcgcgattttatcttttattattgtgatgtatgcaattttttcttctgtttgcggaattgactttattaattcacttaaaaaagtgaatttataGAATTTCCTTAGTTagtgaaaattaatatttataacgcTCTCAGCGCCCCCTAACTACTAGTAAAGTATACCCgtatacaaattaatttgcaaaaaaaaaaaaaaaatgatcaagtgGTGATCGTTTTGCAACTTGGTTTTTAGTTTTACCCTATTCAAACTTATTTAATAGCAGTTACATTATTGGAACCTTAACTTCATTTTCAAAACTAATTCGAATTACTAATGCCAAACTATTACTTACAATTGGATTGTTGTCCCGAAAATAATAAAGGTGGAAATATGACATCtcaagtattaattttaaatttaaaaataccgAATTCTTTAAGAAATGACAATGTTTTGCCAATATTCAAACTCAAAAAAGCAATATATTCCAATCAAGATAAATTTCTTGAATCATGTAAGTTCTGtttcagatttttttcaaattttgtttcatagttttaaaataatttggttcCAAAATggcgtttttttaaatatttgtgcaATCTGTTACGTCAGTGAgaactttatatacataattatactatttttattttttcaaataaaaacactcCTTAGTCTTAACCAAAATTCACTATGAATAGAAAGATTTCTACGCGTAATTAATGTCTGTAGACTTAactttttatagcaaaaaaaaaaaaaagttaataagtgTATTTCGTTGAAAGCAAATTTCTTTCTTATCACAAGGGGAAAAATCAACGcaataaattagtaaattaaaaagattttttattgaaactttctaaagaaaattagcatccttttttttttttgattttatcttcTTATTGTTGAAAACCCAAAGTTGCGTAAAAAGatgcaatttttgtaaaaaaatatgagcagagctcatatcaattattttattattaatttttattatgtattgaatactttaatttctagttgtcatttttttccctttaacttttcaatttctttactAATTACACTAATGAACAAATTGTTGCCCTTGGATTGATATAATGTGTTTCTGATTGtttttactccaaaaaaatgaaatgacctTTTATAAGCAAAATTGTCTACTTTTGTGGTCTACATAGAGCGATTCTTCATATACTATCATTAAACCTtgatagacaataaatatataaaatactttttgagtaACAAATcgaaataagttttaaaatattgaatatttttttattatgaattagtatgtcttcattttataacaaaatattttttttatcaaagatgaacattttattatatttctaaagaaGGGGTccatttttgtccatttttggTACTTACAAAGCATTTTCTCCGATTCAgagaaagatacaaaaaaattataatttttttaagaattagaAAACAAGGGTGGTCAACAACCTTTCGAACCTCAACATGAACATGGCAGAACACGTAAATAAAAGTGTGTtacatctatttagcatctgttgactGTTACTCACCGTAGTTTTCGGGATTTTGAACACATAAGTAATTGTTATGTAAATGTCGTgctgagtgagttgatgtgagtggttttgtgaaaatggacaaaatcgaacAATGCGCtattgctccgacatttttacaactAGAGacatgatataaataaaaacactgttaaTTTTGTGACAGCTGTCTTATAATTGCTTAATAAAAACttgttatatttaatgtaatattttcacaaaaaaaactcCCATCAAATCACTCATCCCAGTGATGCACAATAACTAGGGATCCAAAATGGCTAAAACGTTAGAgtgtaactgtcaacagatactAGATAGATGTGGCTatgttttatttacaagtaCTGCACTCTTCATCAGAGATCAGAACTTTTCAGACTTTCCTCGTATTTGgtgtatttttatactttttcttacTTTTAGATACTTAAAGGGGGGAGGAAtagcaagaagcaaaaaataGGGGATGTCACATTCATTTTCATAGTTCTTGAAGTAGAGTCAGTTAGGAACACATTATTTCAATCCaagggcaaaaaaattaaaattttattacctagttttattttgcataatacATATTACAATATCTATTTTACTATATAGCATATCTATGGTACTCTGTATATGTATGTGTTAACTTTATAAGATACTTagctatatattaataaaatgcatGCAACTAATAACTATgtcttcttatttaaaattttaaaacatcgAAGATGTGGAGGGATTGGTTTTAGTTAACACacattttagttttaataactTACAAGAAGTAATTCTTCATTCCAAGAAGGGTGCTTCAACCTTCCATGATGAAGCAACGTCGGAAATGATCTATATCACAGATTGCATTTAAAAGAGGATGAAACAGAAGAAAACTGAAAACTTAATTCACATAAGAACTTAATCATAATCTATAgtaataaaaccatttttgtcaTTGCTGGTGTCTTATTTTTGAGTGTTTCTACTTGAACTAAGAAACAACATTGTAGCAACGAGTTAGTGTTGCTATGGTTCAAGGTGTCATATTGTAAAAGAAAACGAAAAGGCCGTTCATATATTTAGAGTTATAAATCCTATGTATTGTATAAAGCTATATGTATCTGTCAAGCTCCTATTATCATTCTTTCGTTCATTTTTTAGAGAACATCCTAGTATTAAGTAACTACGTgttcataagaaaattaaaaacaaaaattaaccctgaggatttgttgtggagttatcttcgtattattataaaaacgttTGTATGTTCATCGATGTCTAATAGCTTCGACCAATACCGCTAGTTACGGATATAACACCagcacaaaattatttaatctttcttatttttttttttcatttttttttttcattaacaattTTAATAGCAAATTTTGAGGGTCAGTAATCCTTATTAAGCTCTAGAAGAGAGGGGAATagttctaaatttttatataatacatatgtatatttataataaatcttaattgattattttgtaaaaaaattgctcGATAACATAATGAAAGTGTTACTTAATAAGGAAAGATATGCAGGAGCCcaagacaaatatatttccttaaagAAGTCGCAATTTTCTATAAGTATACTTTAGAAACCCCTAAAGCTGTCATTtctcgagaaaaaaaaattatattattccccttaaaatatataattttacttactCTTGGGATATACAATatgcacatatttttatttaaatctgtGCATTGATAATCCTTCTAATGCCAACAATAAGTAGGCATTTTCGGAAGATGTTGACAGCGCAATACTGCTATCTATAAAACGTGATATGGCAAACAAATATATGAACTTATgaactactaaaaaaaaaaaaagttggagatTACAACTTTGATTTGAGCCGTCCATGAAACCTCAAATATCGTCAAAAAGCTTTTGAATAGATTGcaactaaatattttgttaagaaaatcGCTCTG
The sequence above is drawn from the Lepeophtheirus salmonis chromosome 5, UVic_Lsal_1.4, whole genome shotgun sequence genome and encodes:
- the LOC121118572 gene encoding uncharacterized protein, with translation MALLHRFLRLNDSKETAIFTFIVTKSVTRDLHRDVTSKEFCYGHHRWAITFSRIDNMLGIFLIWRNPSDSMRVFVDFTFTLLNTDHFSQNESFSRKNVKFTKDTPAQGSRKFVTLTTLEEGNFMDRNGEFQLELKMAGVASTFEHKFKINQSIFNNSKQFGKLETSYFSYSPYDWNLSLYPTGRSDSQLGTSESIVGSPTGNASMTIYLNRQTGLDRNCRVKFNLKIGDGESRVESGDRDEISDHDGKSYGWLPMVKFADCVSRGVLKLIVEMISINTVSLLEIPVVPPNPVGLPVYDKDKLAWEVEPDMNGDTLKLRMIHKDAKNIPRNHIRYVCWSAYLIKNHPKLKHALGGGSKPKDYTAKIPLDQKLYFQYFVQDDTEDGTLMDTKIPIKEITDSSLGYLIGRSNIRIQIEWIQSYLLFQSTYHHYDDLIRVQTYQMRHDIANLRLENDMLEQRLCLYENKKSSCSGRNTDKALINLSRSQEDLDENEYA